The Elusimicrobiota bacterium genome includes a region encoding these proteins:
- a CDS encoding serpin family protein has translation MNISPALLLAAAVAAAPAPRTPEDFAFDLFKKVASASPAKNVFLSPSSARWALSMAYAGSAGDTQKAMALALGAPPLAEDLALESNRIASLMSADPKVTLRVANSIWLKRGFLFKEAFTSSVTAAFRAEIFERDFMPADADEANAWVSGKTEGKIPTILDKFGPGDRALLLNAVYFKGSWTDQFKKERTRPDDFHLAGGAVVRRPLMERYGGYPYFEGEGFQALRLPYGGGRLGMIVLLPAPGRPLDSLIETTANAAGWRAVIGGLNEKQGLVRLPRFKLDFSASLGGPLAGLGMGVAFDRLRADFTGMAEATKPADRLFISRVLQKTFVEVNEEGTEAAAATAVVMASRGSARPAAPPFEFIADRPFLYAVEDNATGELLFLGALYEPPAKPAR, from the coding sequence ATGAACATCTCCCCAGCCCTTCTTCTGGCCGCAGCCGTAGCCGCAGCCCCGGCCCCCCGAACTCCCGAGGACTTCGCTTTCGACCTCTTCAAGAAGGTCGCCTCCGCCAGCCCCGCCAAGAACGTCTTCCTGTCTCCCTCCAGCGCGCGCTGGGCCCTGTCCATGGCCTATGCCGGCTCCGCGGGCGACACGCAGAAGGCCATGGCCCTGGCGCTGGGGGCGCCGCCGCTCGCCGAGGACCTGGCGCTTGAATCCAACCGGATCGCCTCTTTGATGTCGGCCGATCCCAAGGTCACGCTGCGCGTGGCCAACTCGATCTGGCTCAAGCGCGGCTTCCTGTTCAAGGAGGCTTTCACTTCCTCGGTGACCGCCGCCTTCCGCGCCGAGATCTTCGAGCGGGACTTCATGCCCGCCGACGCCGACGAGGCCAATGCCTGGGTCAGCGGAAAGACCGAGGGCAAGATCCCCACGATCCTGGACAAGTTCGGGCCCGGCGACAGGGCGCTGCTGCTCAACGCCGTCTACTTCAAGGGCAGTTGGACGGACCAGTTCAAGAAGGAGCGGACCAGGCCGGACGATTTTCATCTGGCCGGCGGCGCCGTGGTCAGGCGCCCGCTCATGGAGCGCTACGGCGGCTATCCCTACTTCGAGGGTGAGGGCTTCCAGGCCCTCCGCCTGCCCTACGGCGGCGGCCGGCTGGGCATGATCGTGCTGCTGCCCGCGCCCGGCCGCCCGCTCGATTCTCTCATCGAGACCACCGCCAACGCCGCCGGCTGGCGCGCGGTCATCGGCGGCTTGAATGAGAAGCAGGGGCTTGTCCGCCTGCCGCGCTTCAAACTCGATTTCAGCGCCTCGCTCGGCGGGCCCCTCGCGGGCCTGGGCATGGGCGTGGCTTTCGACCGGCTCCGGGCCGACTTCACGGGGATGGCCGAGGCGACCAAGCCCGCGGACCGCCTCTTCATCAGCCGCGTCCTGCAAAAGACCTTCGTCGAGGTCAACGAGGAGGGCACCGAGGCCGCCGCGGCCACCGCCGTGGTCATGGCGTCCAGAGGCTCGGCGCGCCCCGCGGCCCCGCCCTTCGAGTTCATCGCGGACCGGCCGTTCCTCTACGCGGTCGAGGACAACGCGACCGGCGAGCTCCTGTTCCTGGGCGCCCTCTACGAGCCGCCCGCCAAGCCGGCGCGGTGA
- a CDS encoding radical SAM protein: protein MQEPMFRPPAEADSLILQVDRGCPYNRCSFCGMYSGVHFRRLTLVEIESALARQARPEARRVFLADGDVLRRPFAELAAILKLLGERLPSLARVNTYATGSAIAEKSDAELRALRALRLRTLYLGLESGDEAVLKSMRKGESAELMVSQGLRAQACGLQLSVMVLLGLGGRARSAEHAQATAAALNRMQPRLLSALRVIPVRGTELLEQIRAGRFSELSEHEAALELRALLAGLKLSRTVFRANHASNVVPLEGSLPKDQARLLAELDALLDSGELDQDSPGPAPLWL, encoded by the coding sequence ATGCAAGAGCCTATGTTCCGGCCTCCGGCCGAAGCGGACAGCCTGATCCTGCAGGTGGACCGGGGCTGTCCCTACAACCGCTGCTCCTTCTGCGGGATGTACTCGGGGGTGCATTTCCGCCGGCTGACCTTGGTCGAGATCGAGTCTGCGCTGGCGCGCCAGGCCCGCCCGGAGGCGCGGCGGGTATTCCTGGCCGACGGCGACGTCCTGCGCCGGCCTTTCGCCGAGCTGGCCGCGATCCTGAAGCTTTTGGGCGAGCGTCTGCCGTCCTTGGCCCGGGTCAACACGTACGCCACGGGCTCGGCCATCGCGGAGAAATCAGACGCGGAACTGCGCGCCTTGCGCGCTCTGCGCCTGCGCACGCTCTACCTGGGGCTGGAGAGCGGCGACGAGGCGGTGCTCAAGAGCATGCGCAAGGGGGAGTCGGCCGAGCTGATGGTGAGCCAGGGCCTGCGCGCCCAGGCCTGCGGTTTGCAGCTCTCCGTTATGGTCCTGCTGGGCCTGGGCGGCAGAGCGCGCAGCGCGGAGCACGCGCAAGCCACGGCCGCGGCGCTCAACCGGATGCAGCCGCGCCTGCTCTCGGCCCTGCGCGTGATACCGGTGCGGGGCACCGAGCTGCTGGAGCAGATCCGGGCCGGGCGTTTTTCGGAGCTCTCGGAGCACGAGGCGGCGCTGGAGCTGCGGGCCTTGCTCGCCGGGCTCAAGCTCTCGCGCACCGTGTTCCGCGCCAACCACGCCTCCAACGTGGTGCCTCTGGAGGGGTCTCTGCCCAAGGACCAGGCGCGGCTCTTGGCGGAGCTCGACGCCTTGCTGGACTCGGGCGAGCTGGACCAAGACTCGCCCGGCCCCGCGCCGCTCTGGCTGTAG
- a CDS encoding nitroreductase family protein has protein sequence MKELTTKQAILARRSIRRYKPDPVPEEHLTQLLEAARLAPSGSNSQPWRFKIVQDPATKAKLMAVANDQPFIGAAPVVLVCCVDIKAYAAGTIATIDAMRADGQLPAPMAESIRRRTQDLVDGPRDLAARGIAFNMGIAGEHIALRALDFGLGTCWVRAFDEARVRELFGWDENLHVAALIPVGYPDESPKARPRRPLDELILP, from the coding sequence AGCTCACCACCAAGCAAGCCATACTCGCGCGGCGCAGCATCCGCCGCTACAAGCCCGACCCCGTGCCCGAAGAGCACCTCACCCAGCTCCTCGAAGCCGCCCGCCTGGCCCCCTCCGGCAGCAACTCCCAGCCCTGGCGCTTCAAGATCGTCCAGGACCCCGCCACCAAGGCCAAGCTCATGGCCGTGGCCAACGACCAGCCCTTCATCGGCGCCGCGCCCGTGGTGCTCGTCTGCTGCGTGGACATCAAAGCCTACGCGGCCGGCACCATCGCCACCATAGACGCCATGCGCGCCGACGGCCAGCTCCCCGCCCCCATGGCCGAGAGCATCCGCCGCCGCACCCAGGACCTCGTGGACGGCCCTCGCGACCTGGCCGCCCGCGGCATCGCCTTCAACATGGGCATCGCCGGCGAGCACATCGCCCTGCGGGCCTTGGACTTCGGCCTGGGCACCTGCTGGGTGCGCGCCTTCGACGAGGCCCGGGTGCGCGAGCTCTTCGGTTGGGACGAGAACCTCCACGTCGCGGCCCTTATCCCCGTCGGCTATCCCGATGAATCGCCGAAAGCGCGCCCCCGCCGGCCCCTCGACGAACTCATCCTGCCATGA